In Stenotrophomonas sp. ASS1, the following proteins share a genomic window:
- a CDS encoding SDR family oxidoreductase, with protein sequence MTQQRWRLDGQTALITGASAGIGLAIAHELAGFGADLMIVGRDIDMLETARDELLDVYPQMQVHALAADVSDDEDRRQILDWVEDHSDGLHILVNNAGGNVTKAATEYSEDEWRKIFETNLFSAFELSRYAHPLLARHASSSIVNVGSVSGLTHVRSGVVYGMTKAAMHQMTRNLAVEWAEDGIRVNAVAPWYIRTRRTSGPLADPDYYEEVINRTPMRRVGEPEEVAAAVGFLCLPAASYVTGECIAVDGGFLRYGF encoded by the coding sequence ATGACCCAGCAACGGTGGCGCCTGGACGGCCAGACCGCCCTGATCACCGGCGCCAGCGCCGGCATCGGCCTGGCCATCGCGCATGAACTGGCTGGCTTCGGCGCCGATCTGATGATCGTCGGCCGTGACATCGACATGCTGGAGACCGCGCGCGACGAACTGCTGGACGTGTATCCACAGATGCAGGTGCATGCGCTGGCCGCCGATGTCTCAGACGACGAGGACCGCCGCCAGATCCTGGACTGGGTGGAGGATCATAGTGATGGCCTGCACATCCTGGTCAACAACGCCGGCGGCAATGTCACCAAGGCGGCCACGGAGTATTCCGAGGACGAATGGCGGAAGATCTTCGAGACCAACCTGTTCTCGGCCTTCGAGCTGTCGCGCTATGCACATCCGTTGCTGGCACGCCACGCGTCGTCATCCATCGTCAACGTCGGCAGCGTGTCCGGCCTGACCCATGTGCGCAGCGGCGTGGTCTACGGCATGACCAAGGCGGCGATGCACCAGATGACCCGCAACCTGGCCGTCGAGTGGGCCGAGGATGGCATCCGGGTCAACGCGGTGGCGCCGTGGTACATCCGCACGCGGCGCACGTCCGGTCCGTTGGCGGACCCGGACTACTACGAGGAAGTGATCAACCGCACGCCGATGCGTCGTGTCGGCGAGCCGGAGGAAGTGGCCGCAGCCGTGGGCTTCCTGTGCCTGCCGGCGGCCAGCTATGTGACCGGCGAGTGCATCGCGGTGGACGGCGGTTTCCTGCGCTACGGGTTCTGA
- the sppA gene encoding signal peptide peptidase SppA encodes MNQPVPPLPPARRNPVASFFIGLWDVMNFTRRLILNLVFFGLLFLLLVMFVIAAGMGAGASKSLQDRTTLVIAPEGRLVEQFSADPVSRALAKAVGDNGAEEIQLRDLLRVIESAKEDKKIERVVLELDKLQPSGFASLREVAAALQDLRASGKQLVAYSESMGQSQYLLAAQADEVYLDPMGSVVLEGLGRYRQYFRTGLQDKLGVDVHLFKVGEYKSAAEPYVLDAASPASKEADLFWMNDVWQRYLGDIAKARRLDPAQLAAGIDTLPEGIAAAGGDLAKFALQQKLVTSLKTREEFEDLMIERGVADDDADGGFRNIDFGSYLGQLDARRNPVDSRPQVAVVVAAGEISGGDLPAGRIGGESTSALLRAARDDENVKAVVLRVDSPGGEVFASEQIRREVVALQAAGKPVVVSMGDLAASGGYWISMNADRIYADPSTITGSIGIFGMVPNFSRALDKIGVHTDGVGTTRFAGAFDVTRPMDPAVGQVIQSVINKGYADFTGRVADARKKPVEAVDEVARGRVWSGAQAKERGLVDAFGGLKDAVADAASRAKLGKADAYRVRYIEKAATPFAQFVSGFAGSRAGAWMLSDSGMARMVLSRTMPEVDTQLRFVENAAREKGNGTPVKALAYCFCGF; translated from the coding sequence ATGAATCAACCCGTGCCCCCGCTGCCCCCGGCGCGTCGCAACCCCGTCGCCAGTTTCTTCATCGGGCTGTGGGACGTCATGAACTTCACCCGCCGGTTGATCCTCAACCTGGTGTTCTTCGGCCTGCTGTTCCTGCTGCTGGTGATGTTCGTCATCGCCGCCGGCATGGGCGCCGGTGCCAGCAAATCGCTGCAGGACCGCACGACCCTGGTGATCGCGCCGGAAGGCCGCCTGGTCGAGCAGTTCAGCGCTGACCCGGTCAGCCGCGCGCTGGCCAAGGCGGTGGGCGACAACGGTGCCGAAGAGATCCAGCTGCGCGACCTGCTGCGGGTGATCGAGTCGGCCAAGGAAGACAAGAAGATCGAGCGCGTGGTGCTGGAGCTGGACAAGCTGCAGCCGTCGGGCTTCGCTTCGCTGCGTGAAGTGGCCGCGGCACTGCAGGACCTGCGTGCGTCCGGCAAGCAGCTGGTGGCCTACAGCGAGAGCATGGGCCAGTCGCAGTACCTGCTGGCCGCACAGGCCGACGAGGTCTACCTGGACCCGATGGGGTCGGTGGTGCTCGAGGGCCTGGGCCGCTATCGCCAGTACTTCCGCACCGGCCTGCAGGACAAGCTGGGTGTGGACGTGCACCTGTTCAAGGTGGGCGAGTACAAGTCCGCCGCCGAACCCTACGTGCTCGACGCCGCTTCGCCGGCCTCCAAGGAAGCCGACCTGTTCTGGATGAACGACGTGTGGCAGCGCTACCTGGGCGACATCGCCAAGGCCCGCCGCCTGGATCCGGCACAGCTGGCTGCCGGCATCGACACGCTGCCGGAAGGCATCGCCGCTGCCGGTGGCGACCTGGCCAAGTTCGCCCTGCAGCAGAAGCTGGTGACGTCGCTGAAGACCCGCGAGGAATTCGAGGATCTGATGATCGAGCGCGGCGTGGCTGACGACGATGCCGACGGTGGTTTCCGCAACATCGACTTCGGCTCCTACCTGGGCCAGCTCGATGCGCGCCGCAACCCGGTCGACAGCCGTCCGCAGGTGGCGGTGGTGGTGGCCGCCGGCGAGATCAGCGGTGGCGACCTGCCGGCCGGCCGCATCGGTGGCGAATCGACCTCGGCGCTGCTGCGTGCCGCGCGTGACGACGAGAACGTGAAGGCCGTGGTGCTGCGCGTGGATTCGCCGGGTGGTGAAGTGTTCGCCTCCGAGCAGATCCGCCGCGAAGTGGTGGCCCTGCAGGCCGCCGGCAAGCCGGTGGTGGTGTCGATGGGCGACCTGGCCGCCTCCGGTGGCTACTGGATCAGCATGAATGCCGATCGCATCTATGCCGATCCGTCGACCATCACCGGTTCGATCGGCATCTTCGGCATGGTGCCGAACTTCAGCCGCGCGCTGGACAAGATCGGCGTGCACACCGACGGTGTCGGCACCACCCGTTTCGCCGGTGCGTTCGATGTCACCCGCCCGATGGATCCGGCCGTGGGCCAGGTCATCCAGTCGGTGATCAACAAGGGTTACGCCGACTTCACCGGCCGCGTCGCCGACGCCCGCAAGAAGCCGGTCGAGGCCGTCGACGAAGTGGCCCGTGGACGCGTGTGGAGCGGTGCGCAGGCCAAGGAACGTGGCCTGGTCGATGCCTTCGGTGGCCTGAAGGATGCGGTGGCCGATGCCGCCAGCCGCGCCAAGCTGGGCAAGGCTGATGCCTACCGCGTGCGTTACATCGAGAAGGCGGCAACGCCGTTCGCGCAGTTCGTCAGCGGTTTCGCCGGCAGCCGTGCAGGTGCCTGGATGCTGTCCGACTCGGGCATGGCGCGGATGGTGCTGTCGCGCACGATGCCCGAAGTGGATACGCAGCTGCGCTTTGTCGAGAACGCGGCCCGCGAGAAGGGCAACGGCACGCCGGTGAAGGCGCTGGCGTACTGCTTCTGCGGGTTCTGA
- a CDS encoding MATE family efflux transporter, which produces MSTATSTPRFSKEVGATGLLALPLVLGHVSTGLISFVDNVIAGHHATATLAAVTIGTALLWLPMLIPIGTLISLTASVSQLHGAGREREIGPLFRQALWLALGLGLIMFTFLTVVPPLLPAFGIAPDIVPGATAFLHAVRWGGPALTLYFCMRYLSEGMHWTLPTMLLGFGGLLVLAPMGYVLANGKLGFPEMGAEGLGIASAVMMWLQAIAFATYLWFTKRFAHLQLFSHFEGPRWKAIWDLLRTGLPIGITVLMEGGLFIVTALLIGRLGANEAAAHQIAINVAQLCFMIPMGVAEATTVRVGHAVGRGDGFGVRRAAWAGYAIIMGTQTLSAAVLLFGHDAIVGVYTNDLAVAGLASTLLLYAATFQFPDGIQVLSAGALRGLKDTRVPMFIAMFAYWGLGMPLGAGLGLGLGMGPQGMWIGLIVGLTAAAILMGWRLRRSSLRIGQSALS; this is translated from the coding sequence ATGTCTACTGCAACCTCCACGCCGCGCTTCAGCAAGGAAGTCGGCGCTACCGGTCTGCTCGCCCTGCCGCTTGTGCTCGGGCATGTGTCCACCGGTCTGATCTCCTTCGTCGACAATGTCATTGCCGGCCACCACGCCACGGCGACCCTGGCCGCGGTGACCATCGGCACCGCCCTGCTGTGGCTGCCGATGCTGATCCCGATCGGCACCCTGATCTCACTCACCGCCTCGGTGTCGCAGCTGCATGGCGCTGGCCGCGAGCGCGAGATCGGCCCGCTGTTCCGCCAGGCACTGTGGCTGGCGCTGGGCCTGGGCCTGATCATGTTCACCTTCCTCACCGTGGTGCCGCCGCTGCTGCCTGCGTTCGGCATCGCGCCGGACATCGTGCCGGGGGCCACCGCGTTCCTGCATGCGGTGCGCTGGGGCGGACCTGCGCTGACCCTGTACTTCTGCATGCGCTATCTCAGCGAGGGCATGCACTGGACGCTGCCGACCATGCTGCTCGGCTTCGGTGGCCTGCTGGTGCTGGCACCGATGGGCTACGTGCTGGCCAACGGCAAGCTCGGCTTCCCGGAAATGGGCGCCGAGGGCCTGGGCATCGCTTCGGCGGTGATGATGTGGCTGCAGGCGATCGCCTTCGCCACCTACCTGTGGTTCACCAAGCGCTTTGCCCACCTGCAGCTGTTCTCGCACTTCGAAGGACCGCGCTGGAAGGCGATCTGGGACCTGCTGCGCACCGGCCTGCCGATCGGCATCACCGTGCTGATGGAGGGCGGCCTGTTCATCGTCACCGCGCTGCTGATCGGCCGCCTTGGTGCCAATGAAGCGGCCGCGCACCAGATTGCGATCAACGTCGCCCAGCTGTGCTTCATGATCCCGATGGGCGTGGCCGAGGCCACCACCGTGCGCGTCGGGCATGCGGTCGGCCGTGGCGATGGCTTCGGCGTGCGGCGCGCGGCCTGGGCCGGCTACGCGATCATCATGGGTACGCAGACGTTGTCGGCAGCGGTGCTGCTGTTCGGCCATGACGCCATCGTCGGTGTCTACACCAACGACCTGGCGGTGGCCGGCCTGGCCTCCACCCTGCTGCTGTACGCGGCCACCTTCCAGTTCCCGGATGGCATCCAGGTGCTGTCGGCCGGCGCGCTGCGCGGGCTGAAGGACACCCGCGTGCCGATGTTCATCGCCATGTTCGCGTACTGGGGCCTGGGCATGCCGCTCGGCGCCGGGCTCGGCCTGGGCCTGGGCATGGGCCCGCAGGGCATGTGGATCGGCCTGATCGTCGGCCTGACCGCCGCCGCCATCCTGATGGGCTGGCGCCTGCGTCGCAGCAGCCTGCGCATCGGCCAGTCGGCACTGTCCTGA
- a CDS encoding DUF3106 domain-containing protein, producing the protein MNKTVFASLLLALPLSLSAAPQTLNVPLPPPVPGSSPAAPASTGTTPATFAQLDAQQQRQRRADYAAWRALPEGERERIRQAAARFNALPADQQQRLRQQFQAQDQAFREGWRLGPQVGLEFPKLHGLFGFVPPEQREAALAVLRQLSPAQLAQLTLVAQRTPPQERDKVRGAFLAVPPAERDTWLKRQAGQ; encoded by the coding sequence ATGAATAAGACCGTATTCGCCAGCCTGCTGCTGGCCCTGCCGTTGTCGCTGTCCGCCGCGCCGCAGACTTTGAACGTGCCGCTGCCGCCGCCAGTGCCGGGCAGTTCACCGGCGGCCCCGGCCAGCACAGGTACGACGCCCGCTACGTTCGCCCAGCTCGATGCCCAGCAGCAGCGCCAGCGCCGCGCCGACTACGCCGCATGGCGGGCATTGCCGGAGGGCGAGCGTGAGCGGATCCGTCAGGCCGCTGCGCGATTCAATGCGTTGCCGGCCGACCAGCAGCAGCGCCTGCGGCAGCAGTTCCAGGCGCAGGACCAGGCCTTCCGCGAAGGCTGGCGGCTGGGCCCGCAGGTGGGCCTGGAGTTCCCCAAGCTGCACGGCCTGTTCGGCTTCGTGCCGCCGGAACAGCGCGAGGCCGCGCTGGCCGTGCTGCGCCAGCTCAGCCCGGCGCAGCTGGCCCAACTGACCCTGGTGGCACAGCGCACGCCACCGCAGGAGCGCGACAAGGTCCGCGGCGCGTTCCTCGCGGTGCCGCCGGCCGAGCGCGATACCTGGCTCAAGCGCCAGGCCGGGCAGTAG